A genomic window from Lotus japonicus ecotype B-129 chromosome 1, LjGifu_v1.2 includes:
- the LOC130734520 gene encoding probable inactive poly [ADP-ribose] polymerase SRO2, which yields MKPITFPQNTFPEVWEHDDDDNSVVSDCESVVVSSTTKTTQASESSFLVKLGETDVVQDLIKRRFVRGLGLLGAKTEVVAIHRNACSGVVSQARLQCFHVHAKAVAELRGGEANVKYAWYGARGGENEIRDVLSHGFGHKHGPSLCLSPDDSPLQSVKNCVVGKDGVRHMLLCRVILGRSELVHDGSQQCYPSSEEYDSGVDSFSAPNKYIIWSNRMNTHVLPAYVISFRVPSVKEIVKTEEEPLRPSSPWMPFPTLISALSKVLPQPDIALLSRLHKAKQERKISRQELIQKVRQIAGDKLLTAVIKSYRAKKKPCKFSAYKVKE from the exons ATGAAACCAATAACCTTCCCTCAAAACACGTTCCCTGAGGTGTGGGAACATGATGATGACGACAACTCCGTCGTTTCCGATTGCGAAAGCGTCGTCGTTTCAAGCACCACCAAAACGACGCAGGCTTCCGAGTCGTCGTTTTTAGTTAAACTCGGAGAGACCGACGTCGTGCAAGACCTCATAAAGCGAAGGTTCGTTCGAGGCTTGGGTTTGCTCGGTGCAAAAACTGAGGTCGTTGCGATTCATCGAAACGCGTGCTCCGGCGTCGTTTCGCAAGCGAGGCTTCAGTGCTTCCATGTTCATGCTAAGGCGGTGGCGGAGCTTCGCGGCGGCGAGGCCAATGTGAAGTATGCTTGGTATGGAGCTCGTGGTGGCGAGAATGAGATTCGAGATGTGCTTTCTCATGGTTTTGGTCATAAACATGGTCCTTCACTCTGCCTCTCTCCAGATGATTCTCCTCTTCAAAG TGTGAAAAACTGTGTAGTTGGCAAGGATGGTGTGAGGCACATGTTACTGTGCCGTGTTATTCTAGGGAGATCGGAGCTTGTGCATGATGGCAGTCAGCAATGCTACCCGAGTTCTGAGGAGTATGATTCTGGGGTGGATAGTTTCTCAGCTCCTAACAAGTACATTATTTGGAGTAACCGGATGAACACGCACGTCTTGCCTGCATATGTTATAAGCTTTCGAGTTCCTTCCGTTAAAG AGATTGTGAAGACTGAAGAAGAACCTTTAAGACCGTCTTCGCCTTGGATGCCGTTTCCAACTCTGATCTCTGCTCTTTCCAAGGTTTTGCCTCAACCTGATATTGCCCTGTTATCCAGGTTGCACAAAGCTAAACAA GAAAGGAAGATTTCACGGCAAGAACTGATTCAGAAAGTGAGACAAATAGCAGGAGACAAGTTGCTGACTGCAGTCATCAAGTCTTACAGAGCCAAG AAAAAACCCTGTAAATTCTCTGCATACAAGGTGAAGGAATGA